TCATCGTACAAGTGACAAGAAAAACGGACAGATATTTACTGCACTTTTTTCTTCGTATAGATTTCATCACTATTTACCTCCTTTTTCCCTGATCTGTCTCTGACGCCTTGCGCGCCTTTCCATTTCCCGACGTTTTTTCTCCCGCCTTGCCTTTATCCTCTGTATGATAAAATAAATAAGCAGCAACAGGAGCAGTGCCACAGACACTAATAATGTCTTCTGCTTCAGAAGCCATTGCCATAAATTCTCTTTCAATGCTTCCTTCGCATCTTTTGTCTCTCCTTTATATGGAACACGCATAGCGTGGATCAAAAGCCTGTGTGAGTTAATTCCGTACGGTGTACAGGTAACAAGCGTTGCTAAATCTCTTCCCTGCTGTATCGCAAGGCTCTCTACGTTAGATGGTTCGACTGTTTCAATGTTATAAACTTTATACGCAAGAGTTTTATCAAGGATATGAAGATAAAATATATCATTTTCTTCAATCTGATCAAGATTGGTAAAGAGTTCCGCACTTGGAAGTCCCCTGTGTCCTGTAAGGACGGTGTGGGTACTTCTTCCCCCTATCGGAAAAGAAGTTCCTTCCATGTGCCCGACACCACGCTCTAGCACTTCAGCGGAAGTTCCGTGGTAAATCGGCAGATACACTGAAATCTTCGGTATCTCGATACTTCCCATAACTCCGGTATCTTCTTCTAAATTCAAGATCTGGTTATAATCACTGTCTTCCTTGTTTCCTTTATCAGAAAAGGCATCGGTAAGCTGTGGGGTCGTGCCCGCTAACCGTTCATTATACGCCTTTGCTTCCTGCCAGTATTTCTTCTTCTTCTCTTCATTCATCTTCTGGACAGTATCGTCATATGTTGTCAATACTGTTCCCTGGTGCAACTGGTTATACAGAGTACTCAGCGTCGGGTAATTCAGTATCAAAAATCCAATCGCAAGTAGCAAAACTGCCAGTATTCCTACGAACTTATTTCTCATTTCTTCTTAACAACCCGCTTTCTCTTCATTCGTCTGCGCCTCTTCTTCTCCTGATACCTGCGATAAATAAAAGCGATCAGCAGTAAAATCACTGCGATTATCGCTGCCAGAACATATGCCTTCCACTTAGAATCCTTCTTCGTCTGCGTACGTTCCTTCTTCTTCGCTTCCCGATACGGAATTCTTGTTCCCCGCACTAAAAGACGATGGGAGTTAATTCCGTACGGTGTACAGGTAACCATTGTCACATAATCTTCATTTCTATCAATCAACAGATCACTGGTATTTTCCGGCAATACCACTTTGATCTGATTTACTTCATAAGCCAGTGTCTGATTCAGT
This Anaerobutyricum hallii DNA region includes the following protein-coding sequences:
- a CDS encoding class C sortase, with the translated sequence MRNKFVGILAVLLLAIGFLILNYPTLSTLYNQLHQGTVLTTYDDTVQKMNEEKKKKYWQEAKAYNERLAGTTPQLTDAFSDKGNKEDSDYNQILNLEEDTGVMGSIEIPKISVYLPIYHGTSAEVLERGVGHMEGTSFPIGGRSTHTVLTGHRGLPSAELFTNLDQIEENDIFYLHILDKTLAYKVYNIETVEPSNVESLAIQQGRDLATLVTCTPYGINSHRLLIHAMRVPYKGETKDAKEALKENLWQWLLKQKTLLVSVALLLLLLIYFIIQRIKARREKKRREMERRARRQRQIREKGGK